One Lycium barbarum isolate Lr01 chromosome 5, ASM1917538v2, whole genome shotgun sequence genomic window carries:
- the LOC132640352 gene encoding uncharacterized protein LOC132640352 isoform X2 has product MDDSYTNFPTSHLVGSVPAVVTEEKNSYKPEAPAANSPILPQNNGPNAGIGYQTLAEGDGQQSTNTWKGVFSVSSYTEYFNVDTDLVLNRLMSSLNPTTGDFFSKIDANPDLYGLVWISTTLVFVIASIGNCATYLMHKRSDSNSSWNFDVNYVNVAACSVYGYALLVPLGFYFLLRYMGASASLIRLWCLWGYSFFVLVLSSFLLIIPVEFLRWTITIAAAITSASFVALNLRTYVQSDDLIILLVAAFALQSALTIFIKMWFFS; this is encoded by the exons ATGGACGATTCGTATACCAATTTCCCTACGAGTCACCTTGTTGGCTCTGTACCG GCAGTTGTCACCGAAGAAAAGAACAGCTATAAACCAGAAG CTCCTGCAGCAAATTCTCCAATACTTCCTCAAAATAATGGTCCAAATGCAGGAATAGGGTATCAAACTCTTGCAG AAGGAGATGGGCAACAATCAACAAACACGTGGAAAGGAGTATTTAGCGTGTCATCTTATACAGAATATTTTAACGTGGATACAGACCTTGTGTTGAACAGATTGATGAGTTCGTTGAATCCTACTACTGGAGATTTCTTCAGCAAGATTGATGCTAACCCTGACCT TTATGGGCTTGTCTGGATATCTACTACTTTAGTATTTGTCATTGCTTCCATTGGGAACTGTGCCACATACTTGATGCACAAAAGGAGCGATAGCAATAGTTCTTGGAACTTTGATGTCAATTATGTGAACGTGGCAGCCTGCTCAGTATATGGTTATGCATTGCTTGTGCCGTTGGGGTTTTACTTCTTGCTTCGGTATATGGGTGCAAGTGCTAGCCTGATACGCCTCTGGTGCTTGTGGGGATATTCCTTCTTTGTTTTAGTTCTGAGCTCC TTTCTGTTGATCATCCCCGTCGAGTTTCTTAGGTGGACCATCACAATTGCCGCTGCCATTACATCAGCTAGTTTCGTTGCTTTAAACCTCAGAacatatgtacagtcagatgatcTCATCATTTTACTGGTTGCTGCTTTTGCCCTGCAATCGGCTTTGACAATCTTCATCAAGATGTGGTTCTTCTCTTAA
- the LOC132640352 gene encoding uncharacterized protein LOC132640352 isoform X3 produces MDDSYTNFPTSHLVGSVPAVVTEEKNSYKPEAPAANSPILPQNNGPNAGIGYQTLAGEGDGQQSTNTWKGVFSVSSYTEYFNVDTDLVLNRLMSSLNPTTGDFFSKIDANPDLYGLVWISTTLVFVIASIGNCATYLMHKRSDSNSSWNFDVNYVNVAACSVYGYALLVPLGFYFLLRYMGASASLIRLWCLWGYSFFVLVLSSILLCLLHLSVSVDHPRRVS; encoded by the exons ATGGACGATTCGTATACCAATTTCCCTACGAGTCACCTTGTTGGCTCTGTACCG GCAGTTGTCACCGAAGAAAAGAACAGCTATAAACCAGAAG CTCCTGCAGCAAATTCTCCAATACTTCCTCAAAATAATGGTCCAAATGCAGGAATAGGGTATCAAACTCTTGCAGGTG AAGGAGATGGGCAACAATCAACAAACACGTGGAAAGGAGTATTTAGCGTGTCATCTTATACAGAATATTTTAACGTGGATACAGACCTTGTGTTGAACAGATTGATGAGTTCGTTGAATCCTACTACTGGAGATTTCTTCAGCAAGATTGATGCTAACCCTGACCT TTATGGGCTTGTCTGGATATCTACTACTTTAGTATTTGTCATTGCTTCCATTGGGAACTGTGCCACATACTTGATGCACAAAAGGAGCGATAGCAATAGTTCTTGGAACTTTGATGTCAATTATGTGAACGTGGCAGCCTGCTCAGTATATGGTTATGCATTGCTTGTGCCGTTGGGGTTTTACTTCTTGCTTCGGTATATGGGTGCAAGTGCTAGCCTGATACGCCTCTGGTGCTTGTGGGGATATTCCTTCTTTGTTTTAGTTCTGAGCTCC ATCCTATTATGTCTTCTCCATCTTTCAGTTTCTGTTGATCATCCCCGTCGAGTTTCTTAG
- the LOC132640352 gene encoding uncharacterized protein LOC132640352 isoform X1 — MDDSYTNFPTSHLVGSVPAVVTEEKNSYKPEAPAANSPILPQNNGPNAGIGYQTLAGEGDGQQSTNTWKGVFSVSSYTEYFNVDTDLVLNRLMSSLNPTTGDFFSKIDANPDLYGLVWISTTLVFVIASIGNCATYLMHKRSDSNSSWNFDVNYVNVAACSVYGYALLVPLGFYFLLRYMGASASLIRLWCLWGYSFFVLVLSSFLLIIPVEFLRWTITIAAAITSASFVALNLRTYVQSDDLIILLVAAFALQSALTIFIKMWFFS; from the exons ATGGACGATTCGTATACCAATTTCCCTACGAGTCACCTTGTTGGCTCTGTACCG GCAGTTGTCACCGAAGAAAAGAACAGCTATAAACCAGAAG CTCCTGCAGCAAATTCTCCAATACTTCCTCAAAATAATGGTCCAAATGCAGGAATAGGGTATCAAACTCTTGCAGGTG AAGGAGATGGGCAACAATCAACAAACACGTGGAAAGGAGTATTTAGCGTGTCATCTTATACAGAATATTTTAACGTGGATACAGACCTTGTGTTGAACAGATTGATGAGTTCGTTGAATCCTACTACTGGAGATTTCTTCAGCAAGATTGATGCTAACCCTGACCT TTATGGGCTTGTCTGGATATCTACTACTTTAGTATTTGTCATTGCTTCCATTGGGAACTGTGCCACATACTTGATGCACAAAAGGAGCGATAGCAATAGTTCTTGGAACTTTGATGTCAATTATGTGAACGTGGCAGCCTGCTCAGTATATGGTTATGCATTGCTTGTGCCGTTGGGGTTTTACTTCTTGCTTCGGTATATGGGTGCAAGTGCTAGCCTGATACGCCTCTGGTGCTTGTGGGGATATTCCTTCTTTGTTTTAGTTCTGAGCTCC TTTCTGTTGATCATCCCCGTCGAGTTTCTTAGGTGGACCATCACAATTGCCGCTGCCATTACATCAGCTAGTTTCGTTGCTTTAAACCTCAGAacatatgtacagtcagatgatcTCATCATTTTACTGGTTGCTGCTTTTGCCCTGCAATCGGCTTTGACAATCTTCATCAAGATGTGGTTCTTCTCTTAA